TTTCCAGCTCGATCAATACATCAACCTGCGTCCGGTGAAGCTATACCCCGGTGTCGAAACGCCGCTGAAGGATAAAGGTCCGGAAGAGATCGATTTCGTCGTCGTGCGTGAAAACACCGAAGACCTTTACGCCGGCATCGGTGGTTTCCTGAAGAAGGGAACCGCAGACGAAGTCGCCACGCAAACGGCTATGTACACCCGCAAGGGCTGCGAACGTTGGCTGCGTTGGGCCTTTGAATACACCCAGAAGCGAAACAACCCCAAAGGTAAGAAGCTGACTCTGGTCGCCAAGACCAACGTGCTGACCTACGGGCACGACCTGGTGTGGCGTACGTTCCAGGAAGTGGCCAAAGATTACCCCGACGTCGAGCCTGATTACAACCACGTCGATGCGTGCTGCATGTGGATGGTAAAGAATCCTGAGTACTACGACGTGATCGCCACCACCAACATGTTCGGCGACATCATCACCGACCTGGCAGGCATTCTGCAGGGCGGCATGGGTGTGGCTGCCGGCGGCAACATCAACCCCGATGCCGGCGGTACCAGCATGTACGAACCAATGGGTGGTAGTGCTCCGAAGTACACCGGCCAGAACGTGATCAACCCGATCGCGGCCATCAGTGCTGGTGCGATGCTGCTGGAACACACCGGTCAGCCAGCTGCCGGGGCCCGCGTTCTGAAGGCCATTCAAACCGTCACCGGCACCAAGATGAAGAGCCAGAGTGCCGGCAAGATGGGCTACGGAACGTCCGAAGTCGGTGATCTGGTCGTTGAAGCACTCGGCGGCTAATTGCCGAGCGATCGACACCCACCCACAATTTGAACAGATAAGGGGTCACGACCGAACTGCTCGGTCGCGGCCCCTTTTTTCAATGCCCTCCCCAATTCGACTACTCACCTGGGAATACTGCCATGTCCGTAAAAAGCCTTTTTGACCTGACCGGCCGCTCGGTTCTCGTAACCGGGGGAAGCAAGGGAATCGGCAAGACCATCGCCCGAGCCTTCGCTGAATGCGGAGCGAACGTCGGCATCACGGCCCGCCATCAAGACGAACTGGAAGCTGCCGCCGTCGAGATTGCCCAGGGGCTTAGCGTGCAGGTCGAGTACCGCGTGTGCGACATGAGCGACCGAGCCGCGGTCGATCTAATGGCGATCGACATGCTGAAAACGTTTGGCGGGATCGACGTACTGGTAAATAATGCAGGTACCAACAAACCTCAAATCTTAACGGAAACTACCGACGAAGTTTGGGATGACGTGTTAGAACTGAACTTCACCGCGTGCATGCGTTTAGCGCGTCATGTCGTTCCAAGCATGAAGGAAAAACGCTGGGGGAGAATCATTCACCTTTCCAGTGTCATGGCGTTGGCCTCTAATGCGGGTCGCGGGCTGTATTCGGGAACGAAGGCAGCACTTATTGGGATGGCCAGGGCGCATGCGTTAGAATTGGGGCCACACGGGATTACTGTCAACTGCATTTGTCCGGGCCCCATTGCGACCGACCTCCCCATGAGCTTGTTGAACGACGAGCAGAAACAGCGTTTCGCTGATCGAACCGCCGTGAAAAGGTGGGGCGAAACCATCGACATGGTGGGGCCGGCCTTGTTGCTGGGCAGTGACGCCGGTGCTTACATTACAGGAACAACCATCCTTGCCGATGGTGGACTTATTTGCCGAACGTTTGACTGAGCTCTTCGCTTGCTTGCCCTGGGGCCATTGGTTGCCCGGCAAGTCTTTTCCTTGGGCAGAGCCTGGCGAACGAAAATTTGATGTGACCACTTCATGGATTAGCGGCTTCGCCAATGCGAAGCCCGACAACTTGGCTTGCTCATGAATCTACAGATCCTCTCGACCAAAGATAGCCACGTTCATATCGCCGTTTCTGGCAGAGTAAGCCAGGACGGCATTCCCCGCGATAAAGAGCCAATCGCCAGCTTGTTGGGCCCCGATGCTTACACCTTGACGGTCCTGTTAGACCTCAAAGATGCCGAGGTGATCGACTCGAGCGGGATCGGTTGGCTGCTGGTTTGTCATAAGCGATTCGCGGAAAAGGGAGGACGCATGGTTTGTTATTCAGCCCCTCCGACAGTCGCCAATGTCTTCAAATTGATGCGCATGGATCTTGTCTTTGATAGCGCGGCCAACGCCGTGGAAGCGGAGAAACTAGCTGGTGTCAACGCAGAATCATAATTCGACTGGAATCGACTTCTCGCACGTCAACATGAGCAACCTCGAACCGGAAGCCCAGATGCGGCTTCTGATCGAACACTGCTCGATGACCGGCGCGAGCGATCTGTTTATCTTTGCTGGCGAGCCTGAGTGCCAGATCGCGATGCGGTTGTGGGGACGCATGCGTCCCATCACCCATGTGTCGTCGGCCGAGGGGCGTCAACTGCTCAACTACGTGAAGGCCCTCGCCGGGATCGATATCACCGAGCGTCGCCGACCCCAGGATGGTCGCTGGATTTATCGCGACGACGAAAAGGTGATCGACCTCCGGTTGAACCTGATCCCGACGCGCGAAGGGGAAGACCTCACCATTCGCCTGCTCGACCGCGATACCAACTTGCTTTCGATCGACCAGATCGGCCTTGGTCGTCACGATCGAAACGCGTTGATGGAGATGCTTCAATCGTCGTCTGGCCTCATCCTGGTTACCGGCCCGACTGGCACCGGCAAGACAACCACGATGTATGCCTGCCTGCAGTATCTCAACGACGGCAGTCGCAAGATCAACACGCTGGAAGATCCGATCGAGTTCTCGCTGCCTGGTATTCGCCAATCGCAAGTGAACTTGAAGGTCGGACTCGACTTCTCGGATCTGCTGCGTGGTGTGATTCGTCAGCAGCCGGACGTGATCATGGTGGGTGAGATTCGCGATAAGGAAACGGCCATCACTGCCGTGCGAGCCGCCAACAGTGGGCACCTGGTGCTCGCCACGCTGCATGCCCCTGTCGCCACCGGCGCGGTGCAAAGCATGTTGTCCTTCGACATTCACCCTTACTTCCTGGCCAGTTGTTTGCGGGGTGTGATTGCCCAGCGACTGGTTCGCGTGCTCGATACCGAGACGCGCGTGAAGTACGACCTGGGTGGTAACCATACCACGTTCGCCGATATCGAGTCGCTTCTGGAAGATGGCCAGGGAGGTTACTTCTACGGCCCCGACCCATCCGCCGGCAACGAAGGCTACAAGGGCCGCACGGCGATCTTCGAGATGGTGACCATGAACAAAGCGCTTCGCGACGCCATCATCAATCGCAAGCCGACCCACGAACTGGAAAGGCTGGCCGAAGAACTAGGCATGATCACCTTCCGCAAAGCGGCCATGCTTAAAGTTGCCCGCGGAGAAACGAGCATGGAAGAAGTCTTCAAAAGCGTCCCCGTCGAATACCTCGATCTGGAAACGACGAACTAACGACGCAAAGGAAGCTTGCTCGCATCGCGACTCTTGCCCCCTCTCCTTGTAGGGGCGAGAGGACATGTCTACTCGTCGGTCAGCTCAATTCGGATCGGTGAGTTCGCGATGGCTGCCTCCTCCTGCGTTTGTGTCTTGGCCAAGGGCCGGATACCGCTGCAACCGTCCAGTAGCGACTTTGCTTCTTGAAACCGGTAGTACGCATCGACCACTGGCGGCGGTAACTGGCGGGCAGCTTCTTTGGGGGAACGGGCCAGGCGTTGGTCGATGTTGCCGATGGGTTTGCTCGGACGAACGATCGACGTCAGGTAATCCAGCGGCGAATCCTTACGGCGATCGTGAATCTCGTCGGCGTACTTTCGTTTCGTCTGAATCCAGCGCGACTCTTCCTGGATGTAACGCTCGGCTACCTCGGCGGCGTAGCGGTTGCCGGCCTGGTAGATGGCTACGGTGTACTGCGTCTCTGGCAGATCGGTTTCCTTCGACGGTGCCCCAGGCACGAGCGACTGGCGAATTTTCGCCAGGCAGCGGATGCTCATCGTATCGGCCGACCAACCTTCCGGCACGGCCAGCACAATGCCTAGCATCGTCGTCCCTTCCAGGCTCGTTTGCGATGTGCGGTTGAAGCGGAAGTAGACACCGCGTCCGCGATGAATCGTACCGCTGGCAGCGGCCAGTTTCAGTTCCGGCAGGATATCGACCTTCTCGACCGTCGCATGTTTGCGGTTGAAGCCGAGGGACGCATCGGCACCCAGGCTCTTATCGAAACGTTCGTTCGCCGACAGCTTGCCGTTGATATCGAGTTCCGTTCGATTCTCTTTCGAGATGTTCCCGGCGTAGGGGCTTTGTAGTGTGGTCTGCGGTGAGAAGTCTTCGATCTGAATTCTCGGGTTGTGCAGTTCGACGAAGAAGGTTGTCTCGATCAGGTCATCCGCGATCCGCGAGTCGACCATCGTCGAGATCATCAAGTCCATGTGCAGCAGGCGATAGCCTGGCCGAGCGTTTTGAAACTCAGGCGTTGTCACGTCGGCTGCCGGCGTAAGGTAACCGACATCAAACTGAACCGGCGATCCGCCCCAGGTCACGGCTGGGCTGATGCCAAGAATGCTGACGAGCGTCAGAGTGCAGAGGATGCGAACCATGTTTGCTGGCCTTATGATTGCGAGTCCGTAGTGGTCTTCGCGGCTTCAAAGCAGGTCGCATTCCGTGCGAAAAAGAAAGTCCTATCCGTCCGTGCTTGCCGAATCCATTTCGATTGTCGTTATCGTACGGTACGCATCGAAGTCGGCAAGTGTTGGCCGGAGAAGGGCGAAAACATGGCAAGATTTGCGGATTTCTCCGCCTGCTGGCGATGCACCGCTAGCCCAGAGAAACCTGGGCGAAGCTGGAAATCGCTTCGTGTATGTGGCCATCTTCGACCGGCTTGTTGCCAGGGCGAATGCTCAGCAAGGTGCACATGCCTGCTTCTTTCGCCGCGTCGAGTTCGGCCACGATATCACTGATGAACAAGATCTTCTCGGCAGGCTCGGCAACTTCGGCCGCGATCGTGTTGTAGCTTGCGGCTTCCTTCTTGGGGCCGGTTGTCGTATCGAAGTGCCCAGAGAAGTACTTCAAAAGGTTGCCAGCCTCGCTGTGTCCGAAGAACAACTTCTGGGCCCCGATGCTGCCCGACGAGTAGATGAAAACGCGAAGCCCTGCCGTGGTCCAGGCTTCGAGGGCTTCCGGTACGTCGGCATAAACCTGGGCGGTCATCTCGCCGCGCTCGAAGCCATCCTTCCAGATCATTCCCTGCAGTGCTTTGAGCCCGGTCGCTTTGACGTCGCCATCCATCAGTCGGCGAATCTCGGCGGCGACCTTTTCACGCCGCTCGGCTTCGTTGGCACAATCGGCAGTCCAGGTCGCGAAGTCTTCGCTACCGGCATCCTTGGCGATCTGATCGAGCACCGGTGCCAGCGCAGGCTCGTTCCACGCCGACACCAGGTAGGCGTCGAGCTCGCGCAGGACATACGGGAACATGACATCAAACACGTAGGAAACGCTTGAAGTCGTTCCCTCGATGTCCAGCAGGATGACATTCCAGGGAGACGGCATTAGAGCTTCACCACGGGATCGATATCGTCGGCTTTCGCCAGGTAGTCTGGACCCCAGCATAGTGGCGAGTACTTCACGTGCACGCCATCTTCCATGTAGTGAGGCGTCCAGCCGGAAGGGTCCTCGAACAGGCGAATGCAACGGATGTGGCGATCGCTGCACAGATTGAACCAGTGCTGCGTATCACGCGGCACGTTGATCAGGTCGCCAGATTCGACCAGCACGGCGAAGACCGGGCCGTTCTCGGGATGGATATGAAAGACGCCTGCCCCTTCGACGGTGAAGCGAACTTCGTCTTCGCTGTGGGTATGCTCTTTGTTGAACTTCTCGAGCAGTGCATCCAGGTTGGGGGTTTCCGGCGAAACGTTGATGACGTCGGCCGTGACGAATCCACCTTGTTCTTTCAGGCGATCGATCTCAGGCTTGTAAGCTTCCAGGATCTCTTCGTTGGTGGCCTTTTCGCCGATGCGACCGGCGACGTCCCACTTTTCATACCAGATGCCAAACGGCTTCAGGAAGTCGACGATCTCTTGAATGTCGGTGATGGTTCGGTTTTCGTCTGGTACGGAAATGCTGGCCATGGTGCCGATTTCTCCTTTCGCCTTAAGTGCGGCGAATCGAATGCGAGATGACGTGTGCGAAAAGTGATTTTTTGTGCGGGCTTACTTGGCAGGACAAAGCTTGCCTTGTGCGGCTAGTTTACGGCCTACGACCTCGAATAGGAACTCATAAATCTCGATATGTCGTCGAGCTTCGGCGAGGTCCTCGCCCCAGGTATACAAGCCGTGGTTGCGAATCAGGAAGCCGTGGATCGGTGGCAGCGATTCGTCGTGGACGCGCTTCTCGACCTTCTCGGCAAGCCGGGGGATGTCTTGGGTGTTCTCGAAGACCGGCACGAACTCGGTGTGCTGGTGGGTCTTCACGCCGGCCAGGCCTTTGAGCATTTCGTACCCTTCGATCTCGAAGCCGCCAGCATCGCCGAACGTATCGGACAATAGCGTACCCCAGACCGAGTGCGTGTGCAGCACCGAGCCAACGTCTTCCATCCGAGCGAGAACCACGTGCAGTTGGGTCTCGGCCGAAGAGCGAGGCTGATCGGTCGTTGGCATGTTGTCCGAGTCGACCTGGTTGCCGTCGTAGTTGCAGCGAACGAAATCGTTGGGAGCCAGGCGACCCTTATCCATGCCGCTGGCGGTAACCACCAATTGCAGTGGGCTGCGATTGACGACGACGCTGTAGTTGCTGCTCGTGCCTACGGACCAGCCGCGATCGAAGAAATACTGGCCCGTTTCCCGCAGCCCCTGGACCGCCTTATCGAGGCCGGACAGGGCAGGGTGGGAAGGAGAACTCTTCGTCTGGATATCGGTGCTCATGGGGAGTCTGATTTCTTTCGTAGGCGGCACGTTCGTTGGGGGAGAGCCGTCTATCCTCGCTAAAGAAGAAACGCAAAAAGTCTGAGTGTAGCAAATCGGGGTCGGTCATCAACTCGCCGCGGCGGATCGGCCCCCTCTAACTATGCATCCTAGCGTTCTCGTCTCCGGCGGCAATGATGGCCGCTTCCGCCGCTGAGAGCTCTTCCAGTCGCGCCATCACTTCGCTTTCGGGGGCGAAGTGCTTCGCTAGACGCACATAAACGGCGTGATGCCGCGCTTCCGATTCAAATAAGCTGTCGTAGAAATCGCGCAGCTCGGCATCCGGTAGGTGCTTGCGAAGTTGGCCGAAACGTTCGCAGCTGCGGGCTTCAATCAAGCCGGCAACCAGCAGCCGATCGACGGCCCGTTGCGGTTCCTGGTTGCGGATCAGCTCGTGCAGTTGGGCCCCGTAGTTACTCGGTTTCAAGCGGCGAAACGGGATGCCTCGTTTCTTGAGCAGTTGAAGCACCATATGAAAATGCTCGAGTTCCTCGTTGACGATCGAGGTCATCTCGCGGCACAGTTCTTCGTCTTCCACGTAGGCGAAAAGCAGATTCAGAGCCGTACCGGCCGCTTTCTTTTCGCAGTGGGCATGATCGATCAGGACCAGGTCTGTGTGATTCTCGACCTGTTCGAGCCAACGCGGGCCTGTCTCAGATTTCAGGTGCAACATATCGGTCAGTCTTCCATCGAGTGCGTTTGGACTCCTAATTTAGTGCCCTTTTAGCGGAAGAACGAGGGGGCAACGCAGCCTGGCTAGCGCAGCAGAAGCCCCCTGACCCAAACGAGCCAAGGGGCTTTGCTATCCAAGTATGGGACCGGCTCGGCTACCGCTTAGAAGCGGATACCGACGGAGAAACCTGGGCTGCCGTAGTAGAACCCGCTGCCACCGTAGTAGCTCGGACGTCCGTAGTAGTAGCTGTTGTACGAACGGTACTGGTAAGGGCTCGGGTAGTAGTGACGGTGGTAATTGTGGTGATAGCCATGACCGTGGTAGCTATGACCATAGTGGCCATGGCCGCCGTTATGACCGTGATGACCACCATGCGGACCGCCAGCTTCCGCCGTGGAAGCAGCACCACCCACCATCAAACCAACAGCAACAACGGCAGCAATCAATAGCGACTTCATAATTCATCTTCTCCTGGACTTAGCAGTGTTACTTTCACAGCGGAAAACCCATGCTTTCCGGCTGCGACCCCCAGTGTGATCTGCCTTTGAATTAATGCAGGGACTATGCCAATTCGCCGAGCAATCGCCTAAGTGATGACGCTATAAGTGCTTGCAGCGAATCTGCTGACAGGGAAAGAGGGGGGGTTTTGTTATCAGCGTGATAACGTGTGTCTCAAACCAGGGTCGAAAGACCCCAGCCCGGTCGTTCACCGCTCGTTCATCCGCGTTGAGAGGCAACCAGCCAAAGAAGGGGGGAAGGTCCGCGAGTAGTGAGGTCAGAAATGAGAGCCGTTTTCGAGGCCATCTCGCGTAGAAATCAGCAGCCGGCCGCTGGGTTCGGTCAGCGCATAAAATAAGGCAGCTATTGGACTTCCAACGCTGCCTTCTCGCAAAAAGCGAGGCCGACGGGGGTCGAACCCGCAACCACCGGATCGACAGTCCGGATGTGTTGGGATTCTTGGGGCCTCAAGCTTGAGCTGGCGATAGCCAGGAATTGTCAAAGAGCAAAGATTCCCCGAAGTCTAGGGCATGAACCGAGGCAATGCAATGCGGCGGCCCCAAAAAACGCGGCCCCACCAGGTCTGCGTGGTGAGGTTATAGCCCGGACAATTGCTACCACCGGTACCGCGCCCACGAATCGCGGGGCTCTACCTCGAGATGAAATTCCCGGCGGCGATCGGCCGGAGTACTCCGCCGCCAGGTTCGGCGGCTTTGCCCCGAGGTACGTTTCTTTGCGATCGCAAGCCGCGAAAAGCTGCGGCCGGATCCTAAATCGAGCCGCCGAAGGATAACGCGGCTGCGCCTCGTTTCGTGTTGGAGCTCGCCGCCGAATCGGTCGGCCGTTCCAGGAACTGGCCGCCAGAAGCTCCGCCGCTTGCTCTTGCGAGCCTTCGGCCTGGCGGGCTATGGTTTCCGCTTCACGGCTTCGGGTGGCGATCGTTTCGCTATCGCGATGCCACGGCAGAGACGGCGGCCGGTTCGTTCTCCGTCGGGCCGGCCGCTCGTTTTGCAGGCCGCTAGATTATTTCGACTTTTTTCACCCACGCGGAAGCCGCCGAATTCTGCGCCGCTCGAGAACGCTGCCTAAACCGATGGCAGCCAAACAAGTAGGCCGGAAGGCTGGAAGGTTGCCCGATGCACTGGCAAGTAGACTACTGTTTCGTGAGAGAAAGCTGCGGCGAACTGCGGGCGGTTGGCGTGTATTGCCGGCCGGTCGGGTTTCGGTGGTGGGTGCCTATGGATTACGTGCGGTGGTTTTCCATCTTCCGCCATGGATTCACCACCGTAGAAGGCGCGGTGCCCAAGTGCTATTCGGTTTCCCAGCCTGTCGAGACGATGCCCGTTATGATTGATCTTTCGCAGGCCGAGTCCTTAAAACTGCTGCCACCTGGTACCAGGATTCGAGCCCGTCGCGGAATTGAAGTCGATCGACTCGACCTGATAGACGTAATTGTGCATCTGCCAGACGGTGGCGAGATCGACTACTCGGACGACGAAATCCCGTTTTAAGGGGCATCCATGGCAGACGATTGGACACCGGAGAAACGCAAGCTCGGCGCATACGCGAAAGCGCTGGGTGTCATGCCGATATCTTCTCCGGCTTCGCCTTCAACCGCTGGCGGGCATCCTCGGCGATTGCTTCGCTTTTCTCGATTCCCACGGCGCGGAGCCCCAACTCGCGAGCGGCAACCAGGGTCGTGGCACCACCGGCGAAGGGATCGAGAACTGATTCGCCCCCACTTTCCGAGACGGCGCGGAGAAGTTGTTTCATAAGCTCGACCGGCTTCTCTGCGAAATGCACACGCCTTTGCGTCGACACAGGCGACATCTGGTAAGCACCTGGCAGCGAAGGCCCCACGCGCGGGCGTGTGCCCTTGGTGCCCCATACGATGAATTCACAACGCTGGTTGAAGCCGCCGATGCGTGGCCGCGTGTTCTTCTTGTCCCACGGCACGATGCCACACCAATTCAGGCCGGCTCCTTGGAGAATGTCGGTCATGGTTGGCAATTGTCGCCAGTCGGTGAACAAACAAACGAGCCCGCCAGGCTTGAGCAGCTCGGCGGCCGTGCCTAGCCAGGTCATGGCCCACAAGCGATAGGAACGTTGGTCCATGTTATCGCCGAGAAATGCCTTCATCTCGATTTTGTGGCCCGTCTGGCGGTACTTCTCGTTGGTGCATTTCTGCCGAGAGCTGAGATGCAAACCGCCGCTGGAATAGGGCGGGTCGGTCATCACGGCGTCGAATTCAACGCCGCGCCGCTTCATTTGCTCCATGGCCTGCAAACAGTCGCCACGATAGAGTTCGATGCCGCGGCCGGAGTAGATACGCTTGATTGCTTGGGTTCGTTTCGTCATCGGTGAAGATTCAAAAGCAGCTCTGCAGCCAGGTAGCCCCAGGCACAACCGCCACCAAACAGCAAGAAGCAAACGAACGCAAGCAAAGAACGCACTTCCCATACGTTGGGCGGTGCGTCGGTGCATTGCTCGATCTCTTGCCACTCCATGCCCCCGTCGGCCGTGTGTCGGCCACGGTAGAGTTTCGAGTTGGTGCCGTCTAGCCGCACGCCTAGAAGCCCTTCTTGTCGGGCCTGGCTATCACTGACGGCCAGAACGCGCGGGCGGCTTCGTCCATCATCCGGTCGTAATCCGGGTCGAGGCCGTGGCGTGGATGGGGTAGCCTGGCTTGCAAAGCCGGGTTGGCCGGCACGATGGCCGGTTGTTCGTCGCGGCGGCGATCGGCGGCCGCCGCGTGGTCGGTCTCATCGGGTAGCGGCTGGACGATCTCAACAAACAGCGTAAAGCCGAGTCGAGCACAAACCGTTTGAGCGCGGTAGATATAGCGGGCTTCTTCCTTGGCATCCTTCACCAGGATTAGCACGCCTGGCTTCTTGCCGGTCAGCTCGGCATAGTACGCCGCCTGGCCGATCGCCTCGGCCCACTTGTAAGCCCAGTCGGCTTCGATTGCGTGGGTATCGGTCAGCAGGTCGACCCGTGTTCCGTCCCATTGCCGAGCTTCAAGCGTGGCGTTGTACTTCGGTGCCAGGCGTCGGCATTGGCCGAGTTCGTCCCCCATGGCCGCGTGGCAAGAGTGCAGCAAGAAACAAAGGGCAGCCCCGGTGATGAAATAGAGCCAGAAAGACGGCCAAACGGAAAGACGGCGCGGCTTGGAAAACATGGGCTTCACTTGGGTTCGGTTGGGAGGCCTTCGTCGCCGTTTGCCGCGGCGTGCATAGTTCGAGGGGGTAAGGGTAGCGGGCGTGCCCCGCTGTTGGAAGGCGAGTTATTCGGCGGCGTGCTATCGGCCCGGGCCCCGGCCGCCGAAAACTCCGGCCTGCGATCGCGGATCAGCTACCGACCATCTGGCGGGCGGCTTCCATCGCGCAGGCGTGAAACTCCGGGGCGTCATCCATTTCGCCGTGGATGCGGTGCAGCTCCACCGACGGGTGAACGATCGTGTTTCCACCGGCCGCGATGCGATGGCCTCGAGGTGCGTTCATGCGTTGGTGGAACACCCAGGTCTCTTTAATGTTGGGCGGTAAGCGAATGACGGGCGGTGCCAGGATATGAAGCCGCGAGAATTCCGAGCCACCGAGCATTGCCAGCCAGCGGAACAACGGCCACGGATGCCGGTACACCGGGTCCGATAGAACGCACTTCTCCACTTCAAAGCCGCGGCCGTACAGCTCGCTGGCAAGCTGCATCGCGCCGTAACCAGCTCCCCAGCTATAGCCGAAGATGGCCACGCGTGGTGTTTCGCCGTAGTACTTGGTGATATTCGCGATTTCGTCGGCCTTCTCTTTCCAGTCGGCATTCCATTGGAAGTGAGACAACCGCAAGCGGGCACCGTTGGAGTATCCGGCCGTGCGTAGCTTCTCGCTTAGCAGCCAGGTGCCAGGCACGCGGGCCTCGGTTTGGCGGAATCCGGAGATACAAACAAAGTGAAACATCATCGGTACGCCTTTTCGATCGCCTCGGCAACGTTGGTCGGTAGCGTGCCCGAGGCATGGCACACGCCACAAGCAAACAAAATCGTGGGTAACAGTTCGGTATGGGCGGCAAACTTCGACAATGCCGCAATGGCACCGGCTCGGCCGGCTTCATACGTGCGTAGCGGGCTTGGATCGCCGGTGAAGACTATCACCGGGACACGGAAGCGTCCGACGGCAGCCAGTGCTTCGTGCCTTTCGGCGTCTGGTAAATGAAGGTCGAGCAACACGAGGTCGGTACCCTCGAGTGCTTTTTCCACGCCGGCCGTGAGCCTATCAACGTGCGTGATGATGCACGGGATTTCGGCACGCCGTAGAATCCGCTCGGCCATCAGGACGTCGAAAGCATTGTCTTCGACAAGCAGCACGCGAAGGGCGGCCGGCGGCTGGTTTTCGCTGTTCATAGTTCGCTCGTCGGTTCGTGGGTGTGTAAATATTTGTGCAGGGTATCTTCGGTCCATTTAGCCGGATGGTTTCGCCGCCAGGGGCAATTGCGAACCCGACGGCGGAGCACGGCCGCGGTGGTATCGGTCGACGGGCAACCACCGTATAGGCATTTGCGTTTCGGTGCGTCTGGTCGATAGCCAGGACAGAACGCACAAAAGTTCGCCAGAATGGTGAGCACTTCGGCATCGGTGCGGCTGGCCCCTTTTTTCTTGATCGAATGCGAGTTGAAATCGGTCTCCGAGACGGACGCAAATACGCGGCAGATTCCATCAGGCATTGCCGGCAACGGCGTTTGGTTACGCCGGCCACAACCTGGCCGCTGGCACTCGAAAATGCCTTGTTCCACTTCTCGGTAGTCGCAGTTGTCGCTCAATTGGAAATG
Above is a window of Blastopirellula marina DNA encoding:
- a CDS encoding 1,2-dihydroxy-3-keto-5-methylthiopentene dioxygenase; the encoded protein is MASISVPDENRTITDIQEIVDFLKPFGIWYEKWDVAGRIGEKATNEEILEAYKPEIDRLKEQGGFVTADVINVSPETPNLDALLEKFNKEHTHSEDEVRFTVEGAGVFHIHPENGPVFAVLVESGDLINVPRDTQHWFNLCSDRHIRCIRLFEDPSGWTPHYMEDGVHVKYSPLCWGPDYLAKADDIDPVVKL
- a CDS encoding SDR family NAD(P)-dependent oxidoreductase: MSVKSLFDLTGRSVLVTGGSKGIGKTIARAFAECGANVGITARHQDELEAAAVEIAQGLSVQVEYRVCDMSDRAAVDLMAIDMLKTFGGIDVLVNNAGTNKPQILTETTDEVWDDVLELNFTACMRLARHVVPSMKEKRWGRIIHLSSVMALASNAGRGLYSGTKAALIGMARAHALELGPHGITVNCICPGPIATDLPMSLLNDEQKQRFADRTAVKRWGETIDMVGPALLLGSDAGAYITGTTILADGGLICRTFD
- a CDS encoding tRNA-(ms[2]io[6]A)-hydroxylase — protein: MLHLKSETGPRWLEQVENHTDLVLIDHAHCEKKAAGTALNLLFAYVEDEELCREMTSIVNEELEHFHMVLQLLKKRGIPFRRLKPSNYGAQLHELIRNQEPQRAVDRLLVAGLIEARSCERFGQLRKHLPDAELRDFYDSLFESEARHHAVYVRLAKHFAPESEVMARLEELSAAEAAIIAAGDENARMHS
- a CDS encoding DNA-methyltransferase: MTKRTQAIKRIYSGRGIELYRGDCLQAMEQMKRRGVEFDAVMTDPPYSSGGLHLSSRQKCTNEKYRQTGHKIEMKAFLGDNMDQRSYRLWAMTWLGTAAELLKPGGLVCLFTDWRQLPTMTDILQGAGLNWCGIVPWDKKNTRPRIGGFNQRCEFIVWGTKGTRPRVGPSLPGAYQMSPVSTQRRVHFAEKPVELMKQLLRAVSESGGESVLDPFAGGATTLVAARELGLRAVGIEKSEAIAEDARQRLKAKPEKISA
- a CDS encoding 3-isopropylmalate dehydrogenase, with protein sequence MKIAVIGGDGTGPEVTAEALKVMDAAAKLEGFTIEKTEFGFGGEHYLKTGEILPEGAVAELRKFDAIFLGAIGHPDVAPGILEKGLLLQLRFQLDQYINLRPVKLYPGVETPLKDKGPEEIDFVVVRENTEDLYAGIGGFLKKGTADEVATQTAMYTRKGCERWLRWAFEYTQKRNNPKGKKLTLVAKTNVLTYGHDLVWRTFQEVAKDYPDVEPDYNHVDACCMWMVKNPEYYDVIATTNMFGDIITDLAGILQGGMGVAAGGNINPDAGGTSMYEPMGGSAPKYTGQNVINPIAAISAGAMLLEHTGQPAAGARVLKAIQTVTGTKMKSQSAGKMGYGTSEVGDLVVEALGG
- a CDS encoding STAS domain-containing protein, translated to MNLQILSTKDSHVHIAVSGRVSQDGIPRDKEPIASLLGPDAYTLTVLLDLKDAEVIDSSGIGWLLVCHKRFAEKGGRMVCYSAPPTVANVFKLMRMDLVFDSAANAVEAEKLAGVNAES
- the mtnC gene encoding acireductone synthase, yielding MPSPWNVILLDIEGTTSSVSYVFDVMFPYVLRELDAYLVSAWNEPALAPVLDQIAKDAGSEDFATWTADCANEAERREKVAAEIRRLMDGDVKATGLKALQGMIWKDGFERGEMTAQVYADVPEALEAWTTAGLRVFIYSSGSIGAQKLFFGHSEAGNLLKYFSGHFDTTTGPKKEAASYNTIAAEVAEPAEKILFISDIVAELDAAKEAGMCTLLSIRPGNKPVEDGHIHEAISSFAQVSLG
- a CDS encoding response regulator; the encoded protein is MNSENQPPAALRVLLVEDNAFDVLMAERILRRAEIPCIITHVDRLTAGVEKALEGTDLVLLDLHLPDAERHEALAAVGRFRVPVIVFTGDPSPLRTYEAGRAGAIAALSKFAAHTELLPTILFACGVCHASGTLPTNVAEAIEKAYR
- the mtnB gene encoding methylthioribulose 1-phosphate dehydratase, which translates into the protein MSTDIQTKSSPSHPALSGLDKAVQGLRETGQYFFDRGWSVGTSSNYSVVVNRSPLQLVVTASGMDKGRLAPNDFVRCNYDGNQVDSDNMPTTDQPRSSAETQLHVVLARMEDVGSVLHTHSVWGTLLSDTFGDAGGFEIEGYEMLKGLAGVKTHQHTEFVPVFENTQDIPRLAEKVEKRVHDESLPPIHGFLIRNHGLYTWGEDLAEARRHIEIYEFLFEVVGRKLAAQGKLCPAK
- a CDS encoding GspE/PulE family protein — translated: MSTQNHNSTGIDFSHVNMSNLEPEAQMRLLIEHCSMTGASDLFIFAGEPECQIAMRLWGRMRPITHVSSAEGRQLLNYVKALAGIDITERRRPQDGRWIYRDDEKVIDLRLNLIPTREGEDLTIRLLDRDTNLLSIDQIGLGRHDRNALMEMLQSSSGLILVTGPTGTGKTTTMYACLQYLNDGSRKINTLEDPIEFSLPGIRQSQVNLKVGLDFSDLLRGVIRQQPDVIMVGEIRDKETAITAVRAANSGHLVLATLHAPVATGAVQSMLSFDIHPYFLASCLRGVIAQRLVRVLDTETRVKYDLGGNHTTFADIESLLEDGQGGYFYGPDPSAGNEGYKGRTAIFEMVTMNKALRDAIINRKPTHELERLAEELGMITFRKAAMLKVARGETSMEEVFKSVPVEYLDLETTN